The nucleotide sequence GCCAGCTTGCGTCATATTGGCATGCGGACCGGCGAGTACCCGGATTTGCGACCAATTGGGGAATTAGGTGATCTGATTTCCCTGACTCTGCATGAGGATACCAGCGACGACGAGTTTGGCGCGATTGCAAACGGATGCCGGCGCCTGCAGCAACTGGTATGTTATCGCGCGGTCAAGTTGCGGACGCTCGCGCCTTTGCGGGACTTGGCAAGGCTCGAAACGCTGGAGGTAAGTGGAACGCATGTTGAGGATTTCCGCGCGCTGGAGAGTCTTACGGAACTTCGGTCGGTTGATTTATTCAACAACGACAAGTTGCGCACATTGACTCCGTTCTTGTCGATGCCTCGGCTTTGCCGGTTCGAGCTCGCAGCATGCACGGGGCTAACGGACTTTGCGGCATTGCAACATATGCCGCGGTTACGATCGTTATCGTTGCCTGATACGGTTGCAGAAGAGGGCTTGCGTGGAATCACGAGTGCCTGCCCCAACCTGGAGCGGCTTGAGTTCGGCACGCCCATTGGCTTCAACAAGGCGGACGAGCCGGAGATCGACGCAGCGTCGGTAGAGGATTTGAAGCATTTGCGCGTGCTCCGAATCTGGCGCCCGTTGCGGAACGCCGATGCGCTCGGAGGGCTGCAGAGTCTTGAGGTTCTACATATTATACTCGCGCGTCGGTGTCGCGACGTGTCGTTTCTAAGCTCGCTAAAGCTCCTGAATGAACTTTTTCTCCACTTAGATGGGGAAGTAAACGGGACGGACGCGATCGGCAAATTGCATCAGTTGCAATCGTTAACGATGGCCTTCGGGCCGTTTGACGCGCTGGCACTTGCTCCTTTACAGCGGCTTATATTCCTTAGGATCAGAGGCGGTACAGGCCTAGCGAATGTCGAAGTGTTGGGCGAGCTGGCAAACGTGGTCATTGTGTCAATAGAGGACTCGACGTTTGAACGGCTCTGGAAAGTGTCCGCGATGAGCGCTCTTGCGTCGCTGACCGTCACTAAGGGGCAGCTCAGGGATATCGGCGGCTTGGTCGATGCGCAACGGTTGCGATACTTGAATCTCGAAGGGAACAAGCATTCTCTCGACCTGTCGCCGTTGGCTAGGTTGACGGACCTGCGGAAGCTCGATATTTCAGCTTTTGAGTCGCCATATGACCTCGCGCCCTTGCGTGCGTCGCCGCGGCTTGCGGAGCTGCGCGCGACCTACTGCAATTGGCTTACCAGTGCCGATCTCGTGCGACTGGCCGGCGCGCCTAAACTTACATCGCTTTCGCTGGACGCCTGCGACAAACTCGACGACGTCGCGCCGCTGGCCAAGCTGGCAACGCTGGAGAGCCTCAGCCTTAATTGGTGCTCCGAGATCAGCAACATCAGACCTATCGAGAAGCTCGGCGAGCTACGGTCGCTGGGGCTGAGCGGTTGCGACGGCATACGCGATTTCCGACCGATCGGGCGACTTAAGCGGCTTGTTAACCTGACGCTCGACATGACTGAGCTGCGGGATGTGTCCTTTGTCCGCGCGCTTCCCGACTTGCGCTACATTGATGTCTCGCAATGCTGGGAACTAGGCGACATTTCACCGCTCGTCGGTCTGAGGGCCAAGGGGTGCGTCGTTCACATCGCGCACCGACAACAAGAGCTGGACGAGTTGGACGCTAGAGCCGGAGCGACAACGCGCAAATCGTGACCGGCTACAACATCGAGGGCGAAGTGGTGCGGGTCACGCAGCCCCCGCTCGTCTCGGGCGGCCAGCCCCTGGTGACGACGAACGGGTCGGAAAAGGTGGCAGGAACCGTTCTTTTGAGGTGCGGATGAGAAAATGGACGGGAAAATGGGACGCAGCACAAGCGACAACGCTGGCCACCGAGGAGAGCACGGCCGACGAAGGGATGACCGCCGCGGTGGGCAACGACCTGGAAGATTTTATGCTGGGCACGGCGGAGAGCGACCAGAACTGGGCGACCAATGCGGGCGGCCCGCTGGAACAGTTCCAACAGGCGCTGGGCGACGACGAAGTGACCGCCGTCGGCAGCGTCTCGCAGGCCGAGGCCGGCTACGCCGAAGGCCAGGCCCAGAACCAGGAAACCGACGCCCAGAACCTCGACGCGCAGTCTCCCCGCGGGCAGAACACCTTCAACGCCCTGTGTGCGCACGCCGATGAACAATGGCTGCAGGACGTGGCGCCCACCTTCGAGAACGACTCGAAACAGGTGGCGCAAGACGACGCCAACTATCAAGACGCGCTGGTGGACGATGCCGTGAGCGAGGCCCAGGGCGAAGCGTCGGCCGAAGTGAACTACGCCTCGGCGGAAGGGCCGGCGGTGGCGACCGAGCTGGAGACGGTCGACATGGCCCAAGACCAATACGCCGAACGCCTGACGGCCAACCTGGGCCTGGACGCCAAAAACACCTCTCAGGGCGACGCCACGCAGGACACGTCGCTGGCCACGGTGCAAGCGGCCTACACCACGGCCGCCGCCCAGGCCGACGCCGACCACCAGACCTGGCTGGCGCAAAATGTGGCCACCGCGCCGCCGCCGCCCGACCCGTCGATCGTCGAATCGGCCGACGCCCAGCTCGCGCTCTCCAAGGGCGAGGCCGACGCCAATCTGGCCTGGAGCAAATCCAAAGATCTGGCCGACCAGAAGTTCCCCACCGCCGACGCCGAAGACTGGGCAGCCACCGTCGATGACGAAGGGAAAGCCCAATTCGATTATGCGCTGGCCGACGACCCCGCCACGGCCAGCGACGAATTGGCGGTCGCCGTGGCCCAGGCCGGCCAGACGACCTCCGACACCGGGGCCGACGCCACGCGGGGCGAAAGCGACGCCGGCGCCACCGGCGGATTCGAGCAGGCCGAAGCCAGCGACGACGCCACGGTCATGGCTTGGCTCTCTCAGCAGCCCGGCCTGGAGGTGCCCGCCCCCAACAGCGGCACGCTGACGCCGTCGCCCTGGATGGCGTTCGAGGCGGAGCTGGCCCAGGTCCGCCCGCAATACGAGGCCGGCGCCGTGTCGGACGAGGAGCAGGCCGCGCAGACGGAGGGCGACGACGAAAAGACCTACGCCACGACCGACACGAACGCCTTTTTGAGCGAAGTGGCCACGCTGTTGGGCGACGACCTGTCGGCCGCCGTGGGCGGCACATCGGGCACGTCGGCGTCCGACGCGCTGGCCAGCGACGCCTGGAGCCTGGCTCGTCGTCAAGGAATGGCAACCGCGGCCCAACCTAGTGCATCTTTTCTGCTACCTCGGCGACCGCTACTTGACGGGCGACCGTATGCAGTACGCGCGGCAAGAAGAACTACGTGCGTTGCTTGAGGGCACCCGATTGATTAGCGTAGTGGGCCAATCGTCGGTGCCGCCCTGGTCGAATAATGTGGTTCTCTGGGCCAGAATTGACGACGGGACTGCGATTCAAACCACGCGCGGCCAATATACCCAAGGGCCTGGAGGCGGTCGTCCGCGACCTTCGCAGGCAGCTTCTGCGGCTCAAGGCGCAGCGCGCAGGGTAGCTTGCGTCTGGTTCCGCCAGGGCGCTACACCGCCAAGGGCGACCTTGCCACGGACCGGCTTTTTGCCTATCCTCCCGCCCCCGCTCGGTCACGTCGCTCGTTCCGCTGGTCGACCATGTCCCGTACACCGACAGTCCACCGACTGCTGCTGGCCCTTTGCGCCTGCGCGGGGTGCGCGCTGCCGGGAACGCGGCCAACGCCGAGCAAGGCCCTGGCAACCGAGTCGGCCGCCAGCAACCCCGAGAACGGACCGCAGGCCAGTTCCACCGGCACAGATGCGAGCAGTCCGCCGTCGAACGGCCCGGCCAAGGGCAACCCACCGCCGGTGGCGGCGACAACCGGCCCAGACGCCGCGAATGCAGTCCAAGCGCCCAAGTCGCCCGATCCGCGGGTGCTCGACGACGTGCTGGCTGAGCTGGCCGCGCTCGGTCCCCTGCAGCCCGAAGCGCAACAGCGGCTGATCGACGATCTGCGGAAAACCGATCCCGCCTACTGGCCGATGCTGGTGCAGACCTTTCGCGCCTCAATGGCCTATCGACGCCGCAATGCCGAGCGTGCGGCCGACAAGACGCCCGACGCGATGACGAAAGACAACCCCACCGCGGAAACGCGCGTCGTCAAAACATCAGCGACCGAGAGCGTGGGGGCGTCCGGCGCGGCGGCCGCGCCCTCCGCCCAGCCCTCCGACGGTCAACCTGCCGATGCGGCCACGCAGCCGGTTGCCGCCGACGCGGTCGGGCCGGCCGCCGGAAAGCCAGCCAGCTCGGCCACGTGGCAGCAGCACCTGCAGGCGGCCATCGGCGATTTGGAACGCCAAACAAGCCAGTCGCCGCACGACGCCGACGGCCTGGCCGATCAGGTTTATCTGCGACTGCTCGACCTGGCGGCGGGTCGGCGCGACGACGCCCTGCGGCCGATACCCGGCATCACGCCGGCCCAGCAAGACTATTGGTCGAAGCAGTTGTTTGCACTGAGCACCTATCTCGACGCCCAGCGCGTCACCGATCCCGGCCGGCGCGCGGCCGAGGCGGGCATCCACCTCGCGCGTGCCGCGGCCTCGCTCGCCGAACAAAGTCCGCTGATAGTACGAAACCTGGCGTTTTGCACCGACGTTCACAGTTACGGGGTGCTCAAGCGGTTCGATCCGGCGGAGTTCAAGCCGGGCCAGCAGATCTTGCTTTACGCCGAAGTCGAGAACTTCAAGAGCGAAGAATCCCCCCAGGGCTTCCATACTTCGCTGGAGGCGCATTACCAGATTCTCGACAGCCAGGGCCGCCGCGTAGCTCACGACGACCTGCCGCTGACCGAGGAGGATTGCCAGAACCGACGCCGCGATTTCTTCGTCCACTACTTTATCACGCTGCCCAAGTCGATCTACGATGGTGGTTACAAGCTGGAGCTGACCCTCGAAGACAAGCAGGCCAAGAAGATCGGCCAATCGACGATCGACTTCAGCGTCAAAGAGAAAAAGTAGCCGAGCCATGGAACTGTCGTACGACTTCGTCGCGCCTGCCCGGATTGCGTTCGGCTGGGGTCGGCGCCGCGAGGCCGGGCGGCTGGCCCGCGAGCTGGGACGCCGGGCATTCGTGGTCTGCGGCTCGCGCGCGCTGGAAACCAGCGGCACGCTCGACGAGCTGCTCGGCGGCCTGCGGCAAGCGGGTCTCGACGTGATTCGGCTGGCCGCGATCTCGCGCGAGCCGCGGGTGGCCGATGTCGACGAAACGACGCGGCGACTGTGCGAGGCTTCGGCGGGCGAAGGCGATTTGCTGTTGGCCATCGGCGGAGGTTCTGCCATCGACCTGGCCAAGGCGGCCGCGGCGCTGGCCACCAACCGCGAATCGCCGACGGTGCAAGACTATCTGGAGGGCGTCGGCCGCGGGCTGAAGATCGTGCGGTCGCCGCTCCCCTTGATGGCCATGCCGACCACCGGCGGCACCGGCAGCGAAGCGACCAAGAACGCCGTCATTTCGTGCTACGCTCCGCCGTTCAAAAAGAGCCTGCGTTCCGACAGCATGCTGCCGCGCGTGGTGCTTGTCGATCCGGAGTTGAGCGTGAGCGTGCCTTCCACCACGACGGCCTGGACCGGCATGGACGCCATTACGCAGCTCATCGAGAGTTATCTTTCCCGCTTCGCCCGGCCGCTGCCGCGGGCGTTGGCGGTTGAGGCACTTCGTGGAGCGTTCTCCGCGTTGCCGCAGGCGGTGGCCGACGGCGCCTGTCGCCCTGCCCGCGAAGCGATGGCCCACGCCGCGCTCGTTTCGGGCATGGCCTTGGCGAACTCCGGCTTGGGCCTGGCCCACGGCGTGGCGGCCGCCTTGGGCGTGCATGCGCGGGTGACGCACGGGTTGGCATGTGCCGTGCTGCTGCCCGTGGCCTTGCGCGTCAATCGGCCGCTTTGCGAAACGGACCTGGCCGAGTTGGCCCGCGGGGCGTTGGGCGGAACCTGGCGGTCCGACGCCGAGGCGGCCGACGCGCTGCTGTCGGCCATCGATCGTCTGGCCGCGGCCATCGGCGTGCCGAGGCGTTTGAGCGAGCTTGGCGTTCGCCACGAGCAGATTGTCGACCTTGTGGCCGGATCGCGCGGCAACAGCATGAACGGCAACCCCGTGCAGTTGAGCGACGACGAATTGA is from Pirellulales bacterium and encodes:
- a CDS encoding iron-containing alcohol dehydrogenase, with protein sequence MELSYDFVAPARIAFGWGRRREAGRLARELGRRAFVVCGSRALETSGTLDELLGGLRQAGLDVIRLAAISREPRVADVDETTRRLCEASAGEGDLLLAIGGGSAIDLAKAAAALATNRESPTVQDYLEGVGRGLKIVRSPLPLMAMPTTGGTGSEATKNAVISCYAPPFKKSLRSDSMLPRVVLVDPELSVSVPSTTTAWTGMDAITQLIESYLSRFARPLPRALAVEALRGAFSALPQAVADGACRPAREAMAHAALVSGMALANSGLGLAHGVAAALGVHARVTHGLACAVLLPVALRVNRPLCETDLAELARGALGGTWRSDAEAADALLSAIDRLAAAIGVPRRLSELGVRHEQIVDLVAGSRGNSMNGNPVQLSDDELSRLLESVL